In Gossypium arboreum isolate Shixiya-1 chromosome 5, ASM2569848v2, whole genome shotgun sequence, a single genomic region encodes these proteins:
- the LOC108483683 gene encoding alpha,alpha-trehalose-phosphate synthase [UDP-forming] 1-like isoform X1 codes for MPGNKYNGNSNHIPTRVERLLRERVLREQRKSIRASQSNEVSDNHRGDEVSENGQCYREGDNSGVAFVKQYLEEAGAARPFRQRLLVVANRLPVSAVRRGEDSWSLDISAGGLVSALLGVKEFEARWIGWAGVNVPDEIGQKALTKALAEKRCIPVFLDEEIVHQYYNGYCNNILWPLFHYLGLPQEDRLATTRSFQSQFAAYKKANQMFADVVNAHYEEGDVVWCHDYHLMYLPECLKKYNTKMKVGWFLHTPFPSSEIHRTLPSRYELLRSVLAADLVGFHTYDYARHFVSACTRILGLEGTPEGVEDQGKLTRVAAFPIGIDSDRFIRALELPQVQEHIKELKERFSGRKVMLGVDRLDMIKGIPQKLLAFEKFLEENPYWRDKVVLLQIAVPTRTDVPEYQKLTSQVHEIVGRINGRFGTLTAVPIHHLDCSLDFHALCALYAVTDVALVTSLRDGMNLVSYEFVACQEAKKGVLILSEFAGAAQSLGAGAILVNPWNITEVAASIGQALNMPAEEREKRHCHNFHHVTEHTAQEWAETFVSELNDTVVEAQLRTSKVPPELPQNDAMECYLLSSNRLVILGFNTTLTEPVDTPGSRGDQIKEMELKLHPALREPLIALCNDPKTTIAVLSGSDRCVLDKNFGEYNLWLAAENGMFLRHTKGDWMTTMPEHLNLEWIDSVKHVFEYFTERTPRSHFDFRDTSLVWNYKYADIEFGRLQARDMLQHLWTGPISNASVDVVQGSRSVEVRAVGVTKGAAIDRILGEIVHTTSMTTPIDYVLCIGHFLGKDEDVYTFFEPELPFDALRIARSKPFDGPRLLPAERRPPLKLPASKSGAKSSLQKKTQPPFPAPDRRTSSYYSCGSLLRHPSVPEKISWSVLDLKGDNYFSCAVGRTRTSARYLLGSSDDVVSFLNRLANASSSRDLVFGTDSLPLHPTHIRTSV; via the exons ATGCCTGGAAACAAGTACAATGGTAATTCAAACCATATTCCGACTCGTGTTGAACGTCTCTTGCGAGAAAGAGTGTTGAGGGAGCAAAGGAAGAGCATTAGAGCTTCACAGTCGAATGAGGTGAGTGATAATCATAGGGGGGATGAAGTATCTGAGAATGGCCAGTGTTATCGAGAAGGTGACAACTCCGGTGTTGCTTTTGTCAAACAATACTTGGAAGAGGCTGGAGCTGCAAGGCCTTTCCGGCAACGACTTCTGGTAGTCGCGAATAGGCTTCCTGTTTCTGCGGTCCGGAGAGGTGAAGACTCATGGTCTTTGGACATAAGTGCTGGAGGTCTAGTGAGTGCTCTCTTGG GTGTGAAGGAGTTTGAGGCAAGGTGGATTGGATGGGCCGGTGTAAATGTCCCTGACGAGATTGGACAAAAGGCGCTTACTAAAGCATTAGCTGAAAAG CGGTGTATCCCGGTCTTCCTTGATGAAGAGATTGTTCATCAGTACTACAATGGTTATTGCAACAATATTTTGTGGCCTCTCTTTCACTACCTCGGACTTCCACAAGAAGATCGTCTTGCTACAACGAGAAGTTTCCAGTCCCAGTTTGCAGCATACAAGAAAGCAAATCAAATGTTTGCAGATGTCGTAAATGCACACTATGAAGAGGGCGATGTTGTATGGTGCCATGACTACCACCTCATGTATCTTCCGGAATGCCTTAAGAAATACAACACGAAAATGAAAGTCGGTTGGTTTCTCCATACACCATTCCCTTCTTCGGAAATTCATAGGACACTGCCATCCCGATATGAACTTTTGCGTTCTGTTCTCGCGGCTGACTTGGTCGG TTTTCATACCTATGACTATGCCAGACATTTTGTGAGTGCTTGTACTCGAATTCTAGGACTTGAAGGGACACCTGAAGGGGTTGAGGATCAAGGGAAGCTGACCCGTGTCGCTGCA TTTCCTATTGGGATCGACTCGGATCGGTTCATACGAGCTCTTGAGCTTCCTCAGGTCCAAGAACACATCAAAGAATTGAAAGAACGGTTTTCTGGCCGAAAG GTAATGCTTGGAGTTGATCGTCTTGATATGATTAAAGGAATTCCTCAAAAGCTGCTGGCATTCGAAAAGTTCCTCGAGGAAAATCCGTACTGGCGTGATAAAGTTGTTTTGCTGCAAATTGCAGTGCCAACAAGAACTGATGTTCCCGAGT ACCAGAAACTTACAAGCCAGGTTCATGAAATCGTTGGTCGTATTAATGGCCGATTTGGAACATTGACTGCTGTTCCAATACATCACCTG GACTGTTCGCTTGACTTTCATGCACTATGTGCATTATATGCTGTTACAG ATGTAGCACTTGTGACATCTTTACGGGACGGCATGAACCTCGTCAGTTACGAGTTTGTTGCTTGCCAAGAGGCGAAAAAAGGGGTCCTCATTCTCAGTGAA TTTGCTGGTGCTGCACAATCTCTGGGTGCTGGTGCGATCTTAGTGAATCCTTGGAACATCACTGAAGTGGCTGCTTCGATTGGCCAAGCTTTGAACATGCCGGCCGAAGAAAGGGAAAAACGACACTGCCATAACTTTCATCATGTGACAGAGCATACAGCTCAAGAATGGGCTGAAACATTTGTAAG TGAACTGAATGATACGGTTGTCGAAGCACAGCTAAGGACAAGCAAAGTGCCTCCAGAGCTTCCACAAAATGATGCAATGGAATGTTACTTGTTGTCTAGCAATCGACTGGTAATACTG GGTTTTAACACAACATTAACCGAACCAGTGGATACTCCGGGGAGTAGAGGTGATCAAATCAAAGAAATGGAACTTAAATTGCATCCGGCGCTGAGAGAACCCTTAATAGCCCTCTGTAATGATCCGAAGACAACAATAGCAGTCCTCAGTGGGAGTGACAGATGTGTCTTGGATAAG AACTTTGGAGAGTATAACCTGTGGTTGGCTGCAGAAAACGGTATGTTTCTACGACATACAAAGGGAGACTGGATGACGACAATGCCGGAACACTTGAATTTGGAATGGATTGATAGTGTGAAG CATGTTTTTGAGTATTTCACTGAAAGAACACCGAGATCGCATTTCGATTTCCGGGATACATCGCTTGTATGGAATTACAAATATGCAG ATATTGAATTCGGAAGACTTCAAGCAAGAGACATGCTGCAACATCTCTGGACTGGACCAATTTCGAATGCATCTGTCGATGTCGTTCAAGGAAGCCGATCGGTTGAGGTACGAGCAGTTGGCGTTACAAAG GGGGCAGCCATTGATCGTATTTTGGGAGAGATTGTTCACACTACATCAATGACAACTCCGATCGACTATGTTCTTTGCATCGGACATTTTCTGGGGAAG GATGAAGATGTTTACACCTTTTTCGAACCCGAGCTGCCTTTTGATGCATTGAGGATAGCAAGAAGCAAGCCATTTGATGGACCACGGTTATTACCTGCTGAAAGAAGGCCTCCATTGAAGCTCCCAGCAAGCAAAAGTGGAGCTAAATCGTCATTACAAAAAAAGACACAACCACCATTCCCGGCTCCGGATAGAAGAACTAGTAGTTATTATAGCTGTGGGAGTTTGCTGAGGCATCCGTCGGTGCCAGAAAAGATCTCATGGAGTGTTCTTGATCTCAAAGGAGATAACTACTTCTCCTGTGCTGTTGGACGGACTCGGACTAGTGCTCGATATTTGCTTGGTTCGTCAGATGATGTTGTCTCATTCCTGAATAGACTAGCGAATGCCTCTTCTTCACGTGACTTGGTGTTTGGAACAGATTCGCTACCCTTACATCCAACACATATCCGTACATCAGTATAG
- the LOC108483683 gene encoding alpha,alpha-trehalose-phosphate synthase [UDP-forming] 1-like isoform X2 yields the protein MPGNKYNGNSNHIPTRVERLLRERVLREQRKSIRASQSNEVSDNHRGDEVSENGQCYREGDNSGVAFVKQYLEEAGAARPFRQRLLVVANRLPVSAVRRGEDSWSLDISAGGLVSALLGVKEFEARWIGWAGVNVPDEIGQKALTKALAEKRCIPVFLDEEIVHQYYNGYCNNILWPLFHYLGLPQEDRLATTRSFQSQFAAYKKANQMFADVVNAHYEEGDVVWCHDYHLMYLPECLKKYNTKMKVGWFLHTPFPSSEIHRTLPSRYELLRSVLAADLVGFHTYDYARHFVSACTRILGLEGTPEGVEDQGKLTRVAAFPIGIDSDRFIRALELPQVQEHIKELKERFSGRKVMLGVDRLDMIKGIPQKLLAFEKFLEENPYWRDKVVLLQIAVPTRTDVPEYQKLTSQVHEIVGRINGRFGTLTAVPIHHLDCSLDFHALCALYAVTDVALVTSLRDGMNLVSYEFVACQEAKKGVLILSEFAGAAQSLGAGAILVNPWNITEVAASIGQALNMPAEEREKRHCHNFHHVTEHTAQEWAETFVSELNDTVVEAQLRTSKVPPELPQNDAMECYLLSSNRLVILGFNTTLTEPVDTPGSRGDQIKEMELKLHPALREPLIALCNDPKTTIAVLSGSDRCVLDKNFGEYNLWLAAENGMFLRHTKGDWMTTMPEHLNLEWIDSVKHVFEYFTERTPRSHFDFRDTSLVWNYKYADIEFGRLQARDMLQHLWTGPISNASVDVVQGSRSVEGAAIDRILGEIVHTTSMTTPIDYVLCIGHFLGKDEDVYTFFEPELPFDALRIARSKPFDGPRLLPAERRPPLKLPASKSGAKSSLQKKTQPPFPAPDRRTSSYYSCGSLLRHPSVPEKISWSVLDLKGDNYFSCAVGRTRTSARYLLGSSDDVVSFLNRLANASSSRDLVFGTDSLPLHPTHIRTSV from the exons ATGCCTGGAAACAAGTACAATGGTAATTCAAACCATATTCCGACTCGTGTTGAACGTCTCTTGCGAGAAAGAGTGTTGAGGGAGCAAAGGAAGAGCATTAGAGCTTCACAGTCGAATGAGGTGAGTGATAATCATAGGGGGGATGAAGTATCTGAGAATGGCCAGTGTTATCGAGAAGGTGACAACTCCGGTGTTGCTTTTGTCAAACAATACTTGGAAGAGGCTGGAGCTGCAAGGCCTTTCCGGCAACGACTTCTGGTAGTCGCGAATAGGCTTCCTGTTTCTGCGGTCCGGAGAGGTGAAGACTCATGGTCTTTGGACATAAGTGCTGGAGGTCTAGTGAGTGCTCTCTTGG GTGTGAAGGAGTTTGAGGCAAGGTGGATTGGATGGGCCGGTGTAAATGTCCCTGACGAGATTGGACAAAAGGCGCTTACTAAAGCATTAGCTGAAAAG CGGTGTATCCCGGTCTTCCTTGATGAAGAGATTGTTCATCAGTACTACAATGGTTATTGCAACAATATTTTGTGGCCTCTCTTTCACTACCTCGGACTTCCACAAGAAGATCGTCTTGCTACAACGAGAAGTTTCCAGTCCCAGTTTGCAGCATACAAGAAAGCAAATCAAATGTTTGCAGATGTCGTAAATGCACACTATGAAGAGGGCGATGTTGTATGGTGCCATGACTACCACCTCATGTATCTTCCGGAATGCCTTAAGAAATACAACACGAAAATGAAAGTCGGTTGGTTTCTCCATACACCATTCCCTTCTTCGGAAATTCATAGGACACTGCCATCCCGATATGAACTTTTGCGTTCTGTTCTCGCGGCTGACTTGGTCGG TTTTCATACCTATGACTATGCCAGACATTTTGTGAGTGCTTGTACTCGAATTCTAGGACTTGAAGGGACACCTGAAGGGGTTGAGGATCAAGGGAAGCTGACCCGTGTCGCTGCA TTTCCTATTGGGATCGACTCGGATCGGTTCATACGAGCTCTTGAGCTTCCTCAGGTCCAAGAACACATCAAAGAATTGAAAGAACGGTTTTCTGGCCGAAAG GTAATGCTTGGAGTTGATCGTCTTGATATGATTAAAGGAATTCCTCAAAAGCTGCTGGCATTCGAAAAGTTCCTCGAGGAAAATCCGTACTGGCGTGATAAAGTTGTTTTGCTGCAAATTGCAGTGCCAACAAGAACTGATGTTCCCGAGT ACCAGAAACTTACAAGCCAGGTTCATGAAATCGTTGGTCGTATTAATGGCCGATTTGGAACATTGACTGCTGTTCCAATACATCACCTG GACTGTTCGCTTGACTTTCATGCACTATGTGCATTATATGCTGTTACAG ATGTAGCACTTGTGACATCTTTACGGGACGGCATGAACCTCGTCAGTTACGAGTTTGTTGCTTGCCAAGAGGCGAAAAAAGGGGTCCTCATTCTCAGTGAA TTTGCTGGTGCTGCACAATCTCTGGGTGCTGGTGCGATCTTAGTGAATCCTTGGAACATCACTGAAGTGGCTGCTTCGATTGGCCAAGCTTTGAACATGCCGGCCGAAGAAAGGGAAAAACGACACTGCCATAACTTTCATCATGTGACAGAGCATACAGCTCAAGAATGGGCTGAAACATTTGTAAG TGAACTGAATGATACGGTTGTCGAAGCACAGCTAAGGACAAGCAAAGTGCCTCCAGAGCTTCCACAAAATGATGCAATGGAATGTTACTTGTTGTCTAGCAATCGACTGGTAATACTG GGTTTTAACACAACATTAACCGAACCAGTGGATACTCCGGGGAGTAGAGGTGATCAAATCAAAGAAATGGAACTTAAATTGCATCCGGCGCTGAGAGAACCCTTAATAGCCCTCTGTAATGATCCGAAGACAACAATAGCAGTCCTCAGTGGGAGTGACAGATGTGTCTTGGATAAG AACTTTGGAGAGTATAACCTGTGGTTGGCTGCAGAAAACGGTATGTTTCTACGACATACAAAGGGAGACTGGATGACGACAATGCCGGAACACTTGAATTTGGAATGGATTGATAGTGTGAAG CATGTTTTTGAGTATTTCACTGAAAGAACACCGAGATCGCATTTCGATTTCCGGGATACATCGCTTGTATGGAATTACAAATATGCAG ATATTGAATTCGGAAGACTTCAAGCAAGAGACATGCTGCAACATCTCTGGACTGGACCAATTTCGAATGCATCTGTCGATGTCGTTCAAGGAAGCCGATCGGTTGAG GGGGCAGCCATTGATCGTATTTTGGGAGAGATTGTTCACACTACATCAATGACAACTCCGATCGACTATGTTCTTTGCATCGGACATTTTCTGGGGAAG GATGAAGATGTTTACACCTTTTTCGAACCCGAGCTGCCTTTTGATGCATTGAGGATAGCAAGAAGCAAGCCATTTGATGGACCACGGTTATTACCTGCTGAAAGAAGGCCTCCATTGAAGCTCCCAGCAAGCAAAAGTGGAGCTAAATCGTCATTACAAAAAAAGACACAACCACCATTCCCGGCTCCGGATAGAAGAACTAGTAGTTATTATAGCTGTGGGAGTTTGCTGAGGCATCCGTCGGTGCCAGAAAAGATCTCATGGAGTGTTCTTGATCTCAAAGGAGATAACTACTTCTCCTGTGCTGTTGGACGGACTCGGACTAGTGCTCGATATTTGCTTGGTTCGTCAGATGATGTTGTCTCATTCCTGAATAGACTAGCGAATGCCTCTTCTTCACGTGACTTGGTGTTTGGAACAGATTCGCTACCCTTACATCCAACACATATCCGTACATCAGTATAG